One part of the Myxococcales bacterium genome encodes these proteins:
- the fdhD gene encoding formate dehydrogenase accessory sulfurtransferase FdhD, with translation MAQASRQVSITRVTRGGPAPAEDDWVAVEEPLDVRVGEASLAMTMRTPGHDEELVAGLLWAEGLLQQPEALVSVAVEGPADPWVLGAGAVATAVLRVGGLVEPAFTHAKRGTLTSAACGVCGRGALDDLLERLTPVAPFAGPLELLTDATLVLTPAQSVFRRTGGLHAAAVLDPEGRLLVLREDVGRHNAVDKVIGRFVLDGALPPSGHVLVVSGRTSFELVQKAIRAGLSAVVGVSAPSTLAVELARAFGVTLVGFAREGRGNVYSDPGGPR, from the coding sequence CTGGCCCAAGCGTCCCGCCAGGTGTCGATCACCCGCGTGACACGGGGGGGCCCGGCCCCCGCGGAGGACGACTGGGTGGCGGTGGAGGAGCCGCTGGACGTGCGGGTGGGCGAGGCGTCGCTCGCCATGACCATGCGTACGCCCGGCCACGACGAAGAGCTCGTGGCCGGCTTGCTGTGGGCCGAGGGCCTCTTGCAGCAGCCCGAGGCGCTCGTCAGCGTTGCGGTGGAGGGGCCGGCCGACCCGTGGGTGTTGGGCGCGGGTGCGGTAGCCACGGCGGTCCTGCGCGTGGGCGGGCTCGTGGAGCCAGCGTTCACGCACGCCAAACGGGGCACCCTCACGAGCGCGGCCTGTGGGGTCTGCGGCCGCGGCGCCCTCGACGATTTGCTCGAGCGGCTGACACCCGTGGCGCCCTTCGCAGGGCCGCTCGAGCTTTTGACCGACGCCACCCTTGTGCTCACGCCCGCGCAAAGCGTGTTCCGGCGTACGGGAGGCCTGCACGCGGCGGCGGTGCTGGACCCGGAGGGGCGTCTGCTGGTGCTTCGCGAAGACGTGGGCCGCCACAACGCCGTTGACAAGGTCATCGGACGCTTCGTCTTGGACGGGGCTCTGCCGCCTTCGGGGCACGTGCTGGTCGTGAGTGGCCGCACGAGCTTCGAGTTGGTTCAGAAGGCCATTCGCGCAGGTCTGTCGGCCGTGGTGGGCGTATCGGCGCCGAGTACCTTGGCTGTCGAGCTCGCCCGCGCGTTCGGCGTGACCTTGGTGGGGTTTGCTCGTGAGGGGCGCGGCAACGTGTACAGCGACCCGGGCGGCCCGAGGTAA